The Lineus longissimus chromosome 10, tnLinLong1.2, whole genome shotgun sequence genome segment ATAAAACTCCAACTTCAACCAACCTGCACTGCTCAATCTCTTTTGTTAGTGGATGGTGTTGAATGATGGTCGCTAAACTTTGCGAGTGCTGCCCGTGGCTTGGTTCAATGTAGTCATGACGGACGTACGTGTTGGCTAACACATCATAGGCCTCTGGGTTGGACTCCTTGAGTTTTGTTGCACAGTAGAAGGCGTCTTCCATCAATGTTTCACCTCCTTTACCATCATGGTAAAGACAATGGAAAACTTGGATGCTGAAAACAATGTAGTTCTTCTTGTGATTTCTGTGATAAATGCAGCTTCAGGAACGACAACATGAAACCTATTCTGTGATGGCATGACTGGGGCAGTGTAGAAGTGTGCACTGAAGTTCATGGAcacaaatgaatgaaaagcgctttgagacagtacaatTGCACAGTGGTATAAAGAGTCCTACAAGAACTTAcaattaatgatgatgatgttcaatGGTGATGCTACATAACCTACCCCGCAGTGTGTTGATAGTAAGTCATGTCTGTGTGAGCCCCTAAGGCGATGTTCGTGTATGCCGTATCAGCTCTTGAACCATCGGCCTCAAAACTCCACGTTTTGCCAAACAATGTGTCCTGAATGGGACCGACTCGCTCAGAAACTTTCTGGGTGTGTTCAAGGTCGGCTGGCACCTACAAAGAGGCATTGGGGGACTATTTCATGCATTCATGTCATTACATGCAGTGTGTCTGTCATTAAAAACACATACTGGCATCCCTTTTCGCGGCCCAAGACAATTTTAGGTCATGATGTTACAATTTAAAACAACAATCATCATCTGCCACTCACCTCATCCACAAAAGCAAATCCATACATTGCTAAATTTTTCAAGAAAATCTTCATACTTTCTTCTTCATTCATAAAGTCATTGTATTTGACTCTCTCGATCTTCAAGCTACTGTAGCTTTCCCCGTTCCAAAGGATCTTCTTGACTTTCGAGACGAGGGAGCGCTTGGGATCATTCTCAAAGAGCCACGGAAGTGAATAGGAAGAGTTATGACCATCAGGCCCTAGAAATAAACACAGTATGGTTATGTGTGAAGTTTCAAAACTGTCATCAAGAACAGAACTAAGGTAGAGacaagttgtacatgtattggcatTGGAAAAATCCTTATTTTGCAGTGGTCAATGTAAAGCCAAAAGAGTCATGTCATGGTCGTCTGAGTACCACTGATCGCCAAAGACTCCAACATTCTGGAAATGACTGTAACACTTGAGTACTCCTCCCCAAGTGTGAATGAATGGTATCTGCATGTGAAAACATGTGAGCATTACACCTGGCGAGTATAAAGAATAAGTAACACAATTATAAAACTTTGAATGGGATGAACATCTTACAAACGACATTTAGACTCTCTCCTTCAATAAGGAACTTGGCTGGTGAAATATTTGGATTGATGTCTTGAAACCGAACATTCTTCTGCAATGTCTTGGCATTCCAGCAGGATGGGCATCGGCAATGGTCGCGAAGCCAGAAGAAATTGAGCATGGTTGACTCTCCTTCATGGGCCAACTCAAGGTGATTGGAATGTCGAGAAATCACTGGAAATTAAAAAAGAGTCCTGTGATGACAATAAACAAGTATGTATCAATATATGCTTTGACATTTCAGGATTACCGTCATTTTAAAACAGCTAAATTAGGTATGACAAAGCATTCTAGTATAAATACATACCATCACTACTTCTGCTATTCCCTTGATGTGAATGGGTGAACCTCGAGCATGCAGGAGCTGACAGGCCAATAGAGTGGCCATGGGAATTCCTGAATCCCTGGCAAAGGATCTGTCCACATGGTCTGTTCAAATAGACCGAAGTACATCCTAGTATTGCTTTTCGCATCATTCAGGATTGATATTGTGTCTTGTTATTCCTGAAATTACaacacatgaaatacagagtaCCATGCCTGCAGTTGCACACCCTGATTACTAACTGGTATAATTCATAACAGCGAGAAAGTTGCTTTGGAATACAATAATATATGAATAATCAGGAATAAATAATCATGCACTGCACACACCTTTGACACACAGGACAATTAGCAATTTTTCATCATATCACAGGTGAATAACATAATTATGTTATCATATCACAGCTGAATAATCAATTGCATAAaaatcatgtaggcctaattcaaGTGTATTTGATGACGGTATACTAGGCCTATAAAGCATTACATATGTTGTTCTGTACATGCAAGATCCAAGCTAAGAACTTCTTGGCATTATGACTAAAGACTAGTAAATTCTTTTACTttcattttgtacagaaaggcctagtgtaaatgtacatgaaattttcagtaaaagcatttactgtaTATAgtcttttattcatatcacccattgacttgACTTCTTGGTAATCTTGAGCACTGTTGTCTGTTGAGGAAGAAAGAAAAATGGAAATAAAAACATTGGTGAAATCAACACTTagtgtgtctcattttcaccatggtaaactgacagcacttcaccatggtgaattggtaCGTGAGCATGAAACTCTGATTTGAATGCTGAATTTACCATGgcaactccgattttaccatggtgaatccgAGATCTTTTTTTGTCTCTTAATAAGTTAAGGGACGTACAGTCCACTGAATCAAGTCGTCAGTAACAAGTAAGGGGTTAAATCATTGTAAAAAGGGTTCAGCCTAtagtttaaagggaca includes the following:
- the LOC135494642 gene encoding trimethyllysine dioxygenase, mitochondrial-like; translated protein: MMRKAILGCTSVYLNRPCGQILCQGFRNSHGHSIGLSAPACSRFTHSHQGNSRSSDVISRHSNHLELAHEGESTMLNFFWLRDHCRCPSCWNAKTLQKNVRFQDINPNISPAKFLIEGESLNVVWPDGHNSSYSLPWLFENDPKRSLVSKVKKILWNGESYSSLKIERVKYNDFMNEEESMKIFLKNLAMYGFAFVDEVPADLEHTQKVSERVGPIQDTLFGKTWSFEADGSRADTAYTNIALGAHTDMTYYQHTAGIQVFHCLYHDGKGGETLMEDAFYCATKLKESNPEAYDVLANTYVRHDYIEPSHGQHSQSLATIIQHHPLTKEIEQCRYNNYDRLTVNTIPHDQIMKFYHSVKALSDIVEDDTNVHYEKLWPGSVIFLDNWRVMHGRKAFTGKRIVGGNYLGRDTWTSRARALGVI